From uncultured Desulfobacter sp.:
TTGATATGAATCAAAAAACCAGCACCAACACCGTGATCTGGGCAGGGCTCATGGTCCTTTGCATGATGCTTTTTTCTGCCGTTACACCCGCCTTTGCAGGAGACACTCTTAATTACCGCCTGAAATGGTTGTTCAACACCTCTGTGGCCGGTGACATCATTGCCGACACCGGCGGTTTTTTTAAAAAAGCAGGGCTGGATGTCTCCGTAAATGAAGGCGGGGCCGGAAAAAATACCATCAGGGAGCTTGAGCTGGGATATGCGAACTTTGGCGTGGCATCTGCCGACCAGGTCATCCGGGCCCTTGAAAAAGGCGCCGACGTGGTGGTTATAGCCCAGCTTTTCCAGGTCAACCCCATGCAGTGGATATACCGGTCGAACCAGGTCGAAATTAAGGATCTTTCCGATTTAAAGGGACGGCATATCGGGGTCACCTTCGGGGCGAATGATGAAACCATCATGAACACCCTTTTAGCCAAAGCAGGACTTACGTCAAAAGATGTCCGCATCTCAAGTGTCAGGTTTGATTTCACCCCGTTTTTAAAAAAAGAGGTTGATGTGTGGCCGGTATACCGCAACTCCCAGGGGGTCATCCTGGAAGACAGACTGGCCGCAGAAGGCGAACAGGTAAAATTTTTCAACCCTGCGGACTACGGTGTCTCCTTTGTGGCCAACTCGGTTGTGACCTCAGGCACCATGATAAAAAAACATCCGGACACGGTAAAGGCCTTTATGACGGCGCTGTTGTCAGCCTGGGAATTTGCCGTGGACCCGGCCAATGAAATCCAGGTTTTAGACCAAATCAAAAAAAAGGATAAAGGCACCAAAGACAATATCCGCCAAAAACAGCTTGAAGCCACCCGTCCTTTGATCAAACCGGACAAAGAAACAAAAATCGGCATCATTGATACCCGAGCATGGCAGCAGACCGAAAGCATCATGGTCAAGGAACAACAGATCGTGGCCCCGGTTGATGTGATAAGCCGTCTGCTTGGACCTAAAAAATAACCTTTAGAACAAAGATTCCAGCACTTCTAAAATTCTTTTTTTTGCAAAAGGTGATGATGCGATTCGCGGCTGGACATCTTTGACGATCATTTCCCTGTCAGCCCAAAGGGTATACTGTTTAAATTTATCTTGACGATGGATGCCCATTGCAAGGACGACCAGATTAACATAATTATCCACACTGAAATCATATGCCGGTTCGTCAGTTAAAAAAGTCTGGCTGCAATAATGGCATATGGTTACCAATCGATCTGCACCTGTATTCCCAGCTTCGTCCAGGCGTTGTTTTCGGATATGCTTGCAGCTTTCCGGAAACCAGGTCATGGCACCGCTGCCGCAGCACATTGTATTATGGCCACAATGCGCCATCTCGACCAGTTCCACCCCCGGTAATTGTTTTAACACATCACGGGGGCCGTTTATATCAGCCCCGGTGTAAGCCGACTTACAGGCTTCATGGAGGGTGACGGTTCCTGCTGCGGCATTAGTCAGTGGCAACTTATGCATATTTTTGGCCAGATACTGGGGAAAGGAAATAACCTTGAAAGGGATTTTCATTGAAGGTAAAATAGTTGTTTTAAACCGGCAATGGCACGTGGGACACCACAATATAACAGCTTTGGGATTAAACGCCGACAGGGCTGTTATCAATTCCTCAGCCTTTTTCCCACCTTCTTTGACAGCACCGAAAAACAAATGGGAATCTGAGCAACAATAATCAAGTCCGGGCAAAAATGAGTAATCGTCCCCGATGGCATCCATAATATCCAGGGCATTCAATAGTTTTTCCGGCTGGAAATAAACATTGCATCCAGGAAAAAAAACGTATGGCGCATTTTGCTGTCCGTGCGACGATGTAATTTTGGTATATTCTGATTCAGAGGCCTGAATACTTGCCATGACCCGATGGGCGCTGTCCCAGCCTCCAGGGTCCTTGAAAAACGAATTTTCAAGCCCTTGGCCTATATATTCCTGCTTGATAAGTTCGTTAATCAGCATGGGATTTAGATCTTCAGGACAAACCCCATTGGTGCATTTAAAACACTCCATACAGGAAAATGCTTTGGTATACGCCTGTTTTGAAAAAAGGCCTTTGTCAATAAAGTGAAAGACTTGTTCTTGGATTTTCTGATAGGTGTCTTTGCTTGAATCTGTATGGGGCAGGATGGGACATGCCTGGGCACAGAGCCCACATTGAAGGCAATTTTCTAAAAAACGCTGTTTTTCTTTTACATAGTGATTATAAATCGTCATTCTTATGTTTGGGGGATCAGGCTATCCCGTGTTGATTATCATAAGGAACGGGTCTTAACTAACTTGCTCATTTTGCTATATCCGGAAGCGCGGGCGTCCCGCCCGTATCTTTACAATACTTGCGGACATGCAGGCGGGACACCCGCGCTCCCAGGCTAAGTTATTTCGGACTCATTCCTAAAGTTTATCTATTTTATTTCATAGCCGCTTTAACTTTGGCGGCAACATCAGCAGGAACCCATTGGGTCCACAAGCTTTCGTACTCTTTAAGAAACCATTGGGCGGCCTCATCCGTATCGGCTTTAGTGTCCTTCATATAAGCCAGGAACTTGTTGTTAATATCCAGCGTGGTTTCATACTTTTTTAACATTTCAATGACTTCAGGGGCTTGTTCGGGCAGTTTTTTATGGACAAGAATATCGCATTTTACAGCAGGATAGGCGCAGGCTTTTGTTGTGTCCCAAATCTTTTGATCAAATGCGGGTTCTTCTAATTGATACATGTCCAGCTTCCCAAGAACCCATGTAGGCGCCCAGTAGTAGCCCAACCAGGGTTTTTTACGTTTATAGGCGATTTCCATGGAAGCGGCCAAAGCAGGTCCGCTGCCGGGCTGCATGATGTTGTATTTTCCTTTGATGCCATAGGCTTCAAATTTTTGATCATTGACCTGAGAGCATGACCAGCCGGGAATACAGCTGTAAAAAATGCCCATTGAAGGATCTTCAGGATCTTTAAACAACTTCCAGTATTTAGGCAGATCAAACACGGATTTAAGGTCAGGGGCAATGGGTTTAATGCCACGTTCTTTGTCGCCTTCCACAATATATCTTGGCACATACCATCCCTGTACGCTGTTGGGAAAATTGGCCCCAAGATTGATGAACCCTTCATTGGTTCCGGCATCTTTACCCTTGGCAAGCCCCTCGTCGTAAAGTTCCTGCCAGTTTTCCGTCCAGGTTTCCATATTGACATTGGGGGCTTCCGCGCCCTTGGCCTGGATCAGGGCTGTGTTGAGCATAACGGTTTCACCCTGGGTAAATTTGACGGGATACCCCAACCCTTTTTCGATGATAAAACCGGCAATACGGTTATGTACCTGGGCGCTATCCCATCCAAAATCAGCAAAAACAATGGTTTTTTGGGCTGTGGCCGGCGTGAATCCGCCCATGAATGCCATGGTGATGATTACTGATATAAACATCAGCAGATTTTTTTTAATTGTCCTCATTTTCTTCTCCTTAAATTAACGCCCTACGGGCGGGCTGTTAGCTGATAGCTGTCAGCTATTAGGAAATGGAATTTCCTATCCTATTAAATTAAAAGATTTTTACTATCACTCGATCATCAAATTTTTAGAAAATCTTTTCCAACGAAGAAGTTGGGCAAATTAACAAAAACTTGATCATCGAGTATCAGTGCTTCTTCTTTGTTGCTAGAGCAAATGTAATGCGGTCAATGACAATGGCCATGAAAACGATACACAAACCAGCCTCAAATCCCCGCCCGACTTCGATGCGGTTAATCGCTAGAAGGACTTCAAGTCCCAGGCCTTTAGCGCCTATCATGGAGGAGACGACAACCATGGCCAGAGCCATCATTGTTGTCTGGTTGATACCTACCATTATGGTGGGCCTGGCCAGGGGCAGCTGGGCCTTGAACAAAATCTGCCAATAGCTGGAACCAAACGCGTGAGCTGCCTCAATAACACTTGGGGATACCTCCCTGATACCGACATTGGTCAGGCGAATCACCGGGGGAACAGCGTAAATGATCGTTGCAAAAAGTGCCGGTACCTTGCCCAGGCCGAACAGCATCAGGGCCGGGATCAGGTAAACAAAGCTGGGCATGGTCTGCATGCCGTCCAGGATTGGTTTTAGAACAGCTTCAAACCGGTTGCTGCTGGCCATGGCAATGCCAAAGGGTATGCCTATGAGCAGTGAAATCAGCACGGATGCCACAACAAGGGACAGGGTCATCATACCCAATTTCCAGAGTCCGAGAGCACCAATAAAAAACAGCATGGCACCCATCAGAAGGCCGGACCACCAGCGTCCCGTAACTCGCCATGCAAAAAGCCCCACCCCGATGATTAATACAGGCCAGGGGATCCATAGAAAGAATTTTTCAATATATATCATGAAGTAAAGAATGATTTGGCCGAGCAAATCAAAAAAACCGCTAAAGGTGGCAAGCACCCAGTCCATGGCTGCATCCACCCACATATCTAAGGGAATATCGATGGTTTCTGGAAACTGCATCATATTTATGTCTCCTTAAAATTCATAAATTTGCAACAGATCTTCAAGCGTTTTTACTTGCAGACCCGTTGATTTCAGGCTGCATGGTTTCAGCCAGTCTGGATAATAAAAGGCCGACAACAATCACGCCGAGCAAATGATCCTCTTCATCGACCACAGCCACTGGATGCGGGGTGTCATCACCGAGCATGGAAAAAAGTGTGTTGGCCGGTACATCAGGCGCTACTTTGTGAATTGTTTTTTCCAAAATGGTGTCCAGTGTTTTTTCTCCGCGATCTGCGGCCGTTCTGCAATTTTTAGCAGTGACAATGCCTACGACTTTGCCGCTTTCGCGTACAAAAATAGATGAAATCCCGGCCTTTTGCATTTTGCGCAGCGCAGCCCTGGGGCCATCTGTTTTTAAATAAGCCATGGCCTCGCTCTTTTTCATCACGGATTCAGCAGTGACTACCTTTGTCATGTCCACATCTTCCACAAAACTGGCCACATATTCATCGGCCGGATTTGTCAGAATATCTTCAGCGGTACCCTGTTGAACAATGACGCCGTCTTTCATTAGAATAATACGGTCCCCGAGCTTGATGGCTTCATCCAGGTCATGACTGATAAAAACTATGGTTTTTTGCATTTTTTCCTGCAGATCGAGCAATTCATCCTGCATGTCCCGTCGAATAAGGGGGTCCAAGGCACTGAAAGCCTCGTCCATCAGCATAATATCGGCATCCAGGGCCAATGCCCGGGCCAGGCCGACACGCTGCTGCATGCCTCCGGAAAGCTGATCCGGCATGGAGTCTTCCCAGCCTTTTAAACCAACCTGTTCTATCGCCTGCATTGATGATTCACGCCGGGCTTCAGGATTGATGCCCTGTATTTCCAATCCATATTCTACATTGCGCAGGACTGTTCGATGCGGGAAAAGGGCAAAGTTCTGAAAGACCATTCCAAAATGTTTTTGTCGAAAATGCCTGAGTTCCTTCTTGTTCAGGAGGGTAACATCCGTGCCGTCAACCAGGACCCGGCCGGAAGTCGGGTTGATCAGCCGGTTGATGCATCGCACCAGCGTTGATTTGCCGCTTCCGGATAATCCCATAACCACGAGGATTTCACCCTGATTGACCTTAAAAGATGCATTGGCCACACCGACACCATGACGGGTCTTTTCCATGATCTCATCCTTTGAGGCACCTTGTTTAAGCATCTTCAAGGCCACTTCAGGATTTGGCCCGAAAATTTTATAAAGATTCTCAATAACAATTTTTTCCATTTTTATTTTCTCCATTTGTCAGCATGGACCGGGAATTTTACGGTTTCAAATTTGATGTCTTCAAAAATTTCTTCTCCTTAGAAGTCTCCAATTGTTCGGCTGCAAGAAGTGGTGCAGCATCTATATGTTGGGCATCCATCAAGGAAACCAGTCGCTGCAGGGATGACAGAATCATGGATTTTTCCCAGTCTTCCAGCTTGTCAAAGGCTTCAACAAAGGATTCCTGCATCAAGGGGGGAGCCCCTGCTAAACGCTTTGTGGCTTCTAAGGTGGGTTGCACCAAGATTCGTCTTCGATCATCACTGCTCCTTTTCCGGGTAATCAGGCCGCGTTTTTCAAGGCGTTCAAAAATGCCGGTAATCGTTGCCTGGCTTAAACTGACGGCATGGGCAATTTCACCCGCGGTGACTTGGCCATATGCGTTGACTTCCCGTAAAACGATCAGCTGAGGGCTGGTCAAACCGAAACGTTTAACAAGAGATTTGGAGTGCAGGTCAATGGACCGCATAATTTTTCGCAAGGCTGCAAGTACAAGGTCACTTACATTGCCACTGTTTTGTAAAGTTTCCATTCAATGCTTTTTAATTTTGTTAAAAACAATTAACTCAAAATATTTTTATAAAATTCTTCCTTAAACCAAAGACAGGCTCAGTTGTTTTATACAGGCTTGCCTGAAACGAATTCACATAGAGCCCTATCCTTATTCGGCGTATAGTTAGCATTCAAACCAAACTAAAATTAAGTAGAAAAGTACAAAAATATAATATATAGTTGCCGTTAAAATGCTATTACCTGTACATGCCGCCCCTATTTATTAGTTTGTGTTCAAAACAATGTCAACCTTAGTTTTAGATAAAATTACTTTGAGCACAAAGCAATAAACCCACAGAATGTTTTTAAGGAAAATAGAATGATTGCATGGAATGAACAAACAGATGTTGTTGTAATAGGAAGCGGCGTGGCCGGTTGCAGTGCGGCAATTGAGGCCCGCTCAGCAGGTGCGTCAGTCATTATTTTCGAAAAAATGAAAATCACCGGCGGCAACACTCGAATCAGTGATGGGGGATTGGCGGCACCTGGGAATAGACTGCAAAAACGACAAGGCATAGAAGATTCGCCGGAAATGTTTTATCAAGACATATTAAAGGCCGGGTTAAGCCTCAATCACCGTGCCCTGGCAAGGATATTCGCAGAACAGGGGGCTGATGCTGTTGAATGGCTCCAAATGGAACTGGGTGTTCAATATATGGATCGCCTGGATCGTTTCGGGGGGCATTCAGTCGCCCGTTGCCTGACAACCAGTAGTCATTCCGGCAAAGATATAGTCAAAGCGCAAACGTCCCGTTTAAAACAGATGGGAGTGGAAATCAGAACACAATGCCTTTTGACGAATTTGCTGACTGATGACACCGGAAAAGTATGTGGCGTTCGAATCAAAACCGGATATCATCACAAGGACCTGAGCTTTAAAGAACAAAAAAATATTAGCGCCAACCGGGCAGTGATTCTTGCCACAGGCGGATTTGGCAATGACGTTGCCTTTCGGATGCTGCAGAATCCAAGCCTGGACGCCACTGTTACCTCCACAAACCACCGTGGTGCAACGGCTGAAGGCTTGAGCGCCGCTTTAAAAATCGGGGCGGTGCCTGTCCATTTATCCTGGATTCAGACCGGCCCATGGGGCTGTGTTGATGAAGTCGGCTACGGCACAGGGTCACGATTTGCTTCATATGCTTTGTACCCCAATGGAATTCTGGTCGATCCGTCAACCGGCCGGCGTATCGTAAGCGAGTGGGCAGACCGCCGACAGCGGAGCATGGCTATTTTTAAAGCAGGGCATTCCTGTGTCGGGATTATGGATGCCCAAGGGGTAGGACATGATCCCCAAAGTCTGGAAAAATGTCTTAAGACGGGAAAGGCATATGAATTCAATAGCTTGTCAGATCTTGCCAAGGCCTATAAAATACCGTTTGATACGTTTACGTCCACAGTAAAAGAGTACAACAATATGATCAAGAAAGGCCAAACAGATCAATTTGGCAAATCCTTAGAAACTGCGCAATTAATATCCAGTCCACCTTTTTTTGCCATGTATCTGTGGCCAAAGGTTCATTACACCCCGGGAGGTGTGGGAATCAATACAAACGCCCAGGTGATTGATGTTCGCAACCAGCCAATTCCAAACCTTTACGCAGCCGGTGAAGTTTGTGGCGGCATTCATGGCGCTGATAGATTAGGAAGCTGCGCACTTACCGAATGCCTCGTTTTTGGACGGATCGCGGGCCGGAATGCTGCTGGCGAGAAGGGCTGAGGATAAGTCCGTCCTGGTGAAAAGGAAAAAAATTCTGGGGGGCATAATACCACTTTACATAAAACTGTATCATGTCCCCGGAATTTGCGTAACAGTGGTAATAAGTGGAAAAATTACATCATATAACCTTATATCTGTAAATATTTTCCAGCATAACCGATATTAAATCTTTAAAAATGTAAAATAGCCAATCAATTATAGACCCAATTGGCGTTATCTAAAAATAAAGACAATTGTTCTATGAACGGATAAAACCGGCAAGCCCCGGAATATCATCCAAGGCAAAAACCGGGGGACATGGTTTATCTCTGTCCGTCGGCACCCTGTCGCACACCAGGGCACAGACGTTTTCCACATCTGTAAACAGAGGGGTCTTACCCACACGTTGCCGCCAGATTTCAATTTTAGGATAAGGCCCTGAAATCCATCCTTCAATGAGAACAAGGTCTGCATGGCCGTAATAGGTCTGGATCAATTTCTCGGGCCGGGAGAGATCAGAGGCCGGAAAATATAAGGCGGCCATTTTAGCGTTGACCATGGCGGCGGGGCTTGCCCCGGCTTGCCTGTGTAAATGGGAATCCTTGCCCGGCTTGTCCAGTTCGTAGGCATGGCTGGAGTGTTTCAATGTGCCGACACACAGGCCTTTTCCAGTGAAATAGCGCACCAGTTCCGCCACCAGGGTGGTTTTACCGGAACCGGGCTGGCCGATGATTTGGATAATGGTCTGCATGGGGGTGTTCCTCGAGCGGCATCTTATTCTTTTGGATCATTTTCATGGGGGTCCACAGGCTCATAGTAGGTCCCCAGGGCACAGGGCCGACACAGGATCTGATTATTTTTAAAAACTTCTTTTTTATCCCTGACCACAATGCCGCACCGGGCACATACCGCCTTGAACCGTGTGGGACCAGGCATGTCCGATGCCGGAACATTGACTTTCACCTCGGAAACCGTAAACAAATCTGAATCATCCATGATTTTATAGGCTTCAAGCTGGGCCAACCTTGGATCTTCAATATGGGGCATCAGTATTGGGGCAAGATCCCGGGCTGTTTCCGTGGAAACGATTCTGAACGCCTTCCCTGTTTCAAGGTTTACAAAGGTGGCAGCCATGATACCGTTATCAATGAATTTTAAGGACCTTCTGCCAAGCTTTACACCTGTTACATAGGAAATAGCGTCCGTTGCACACCGGTCCATCTCCACATATACAATAATTTTTTTGATCTGGGGCAGTGTTGACGGTTCATCCAGGCCAATAAGCCGGCACCCAAGCATGGCCATGCGTACCCCGATCACCTGACCCGCGCACAGGTGACCGTGTGCCTGTGCCGATCCTTCCAGCAGTGTATTAAAATCTTTCAATGGCCCCCCGGCATTTTTTTGTTTGAATATATCATCTTTCTAACAATTTATCAGGAGTACATCAAATGGGGAAGAAACAAAATGATACAGGGAAAGGCAATAAGAATGATAACCCCGATAATCAGAGCAATCAGAAACGGGGTAATGCCCTTAAATATTTTTTCCAAGGCCACGTTATGGGACAGTACGTTTTTGGCCACCCCATAAACCACGTAGACATTAATGCCCACAGGTGGTGTAATAACCCCCATCTCCGTGACCATAACAATGATAATGCCAAACCATATGGGGTCATACCCCAGCTCCATGACCACCGGAAAGAATATGGGAACAGTGAGAGTAACAAAGGCCAGGGCATCCATAAAACAACCGCCCAGAAAATAGATAAAAATAATCACGGCAATGACCAGGGCCGGCGCCATATTAAGTCCGCTCACCCAGGATGCAATCTCAAATGGAATCCGAGTAACGGCCAGGAATTTGCCGAAAATAACGGCCCCTGTAATCAGCATTAAAACCATGCAGGAGGTGGTCAATGTTTCCATTAAGGATTTCACGAACCCCTTCCAGGTGAGCTGACGTTTGACCACCGCAATGACCAGGACACCGAAAGCGCCTACGGATGCAGCTTCTGTGGGGGTAAACAGTCCGTAGAAAATACCCCCCACCACCAGGGCAAAAATAATCAGGGTCTCGCCAAGGCCAAAAAGCGCTTTGAGCCGCTCTGCCCAGGAGAATTTTTCTCCGGCGGGCCCGGCGTTTTTGTCCATAAGACAGGTAATAAACACAGAACAGATAAAAAGCATGGTAACAAGAAGGGCCGGGAATATGCCGGCCACAAAAAGCTGGCCAATGGATTGCTCCGTTAAAATGCCGTAGATGATCAGCACCACGGACGGGGGCATGATCATGCCGATGCCGCCGCCCGAGGCCACAGAGCCCGTGGCCAGTGCATCGTCATAGTTGAACCGCTTCATCTCGGGCAATCCCACCGTGGCCATAGTGGCGGCCGTGGCCGGACTTGAGCCGCATACGGCCCCGAATGCCGTACAAGCGGTTACCGTTGCCATGGCAAGCCCTCCGCGCACGCTGCCCAGAAATTTATACCCGGCGGAATAGAGCCGCTTGGATATGCCGGAATTAAATCCGAGCTGCCCCATGAGAATGAACAGCGGGATAGTCGTCAGATCATAGGAGGCAAAAGTTTCATAGATATTCCTGGACAAAAGTACAAGCCCTGCATCCGGGCTTGTCATTATTGAGAACCCAAGAAACCCCACCAGGGCCATAACAAACGCAACAGGCATCTGGGTCATGAACATGATAATCATGACGGCAATGCCGACGATTCCTGCAAGAACGGGGCTCATCTGGTTGTGCCTTTTCTTAATTGGTTGACGGTGCTAACAATCTGCTGAAAAATGGTGCCTGAAAAAAAAGCAAGACTTACCGCCAGGACAAGAACAATATAATGCAGCGGGAATTCCAGGTTCATGGAAACTTCGCCGGCCTGCCGCATGTCTTTGGCATAGACAAACATCTGCCAGGCAACCACTGAAAAAAGAATCAAAGTCAGGGTCCGGGTAAACAGGTCCAGGAGCAAACGCGCCCTTCGGGGCAAAAATCGGGTGATAATTTCCACACCCACATGTCCACCGACTTTATAGGTATGAGGCAGGGCTGCGGCAGTAACCGCAACGGCCAGAAATCCCACAATCTCCACAGATCCGAAAATGGGGTGTTTGAAAAAACGACCGGCCACATCAACCACGGTAATGAGCATCATCAATGTCAATGCAAGGGCTCCGGCAGATTTGAGCAGGTCGGAAACAAGGTTTAAAAAACGGTCCAGCAACTTCATACAACGGCCTGTTATTATATCAAATATGTTAACAAAAAATTAGGAAGAATCCGCCATGTGCGCGGATTCTTCCATAAATGTTGCGACTGCGCCCGGAGGCGCGGTTTATTTAAATTATAGCGAATACTACATGTTGGCTTTTATGAAATCCACAACAGCCTTTCCATCTACGCCCTTTTGAGAAACTTTTTTGATGTAGTTGTCAAGAACCGGCCGGGCAGCCCCACGCCACTTTTCAGATTCTTCTTCTGACTGAGGGATGACAACCCCGCCTTTTTCCTTGAAAAACGCCATACCATCCTTGTCGGATTCGTCCCAGGCCTCTCCGTGTTTCACGGCCCACTCCAGGCTGATTTCCGTAATGGCATTCTGCTGTTCCGGGGTAAGTTTATTCCACTTATTTTTGTTCATAAAGACACCGAAGGTGGTGGTATAAGCGGTGGAAAAGTTCTGAATCATGTAATGGACCACTTCTCCCAGTTTCCAGCCTTTATTGGATTCAATGGGGTGACAGGAGCCATCCACCACGCCTTTTTGCAGCATCTGGTAGCATTCCCGCATGCTTTTGCCCACCGGCGACGCCCCAAGGGCATCCATGACCAAGCCGCTGGTCCCTGTGCTCCTGATCTTAAGACCCTCTAAATCTTCAAGGGTGTTCACTGCCTTATCCCGGGTATGAATCAGGCCCGGACCATGGGCATGAAAAAACAGAATGTGGGTATCTTTAAATTCTTCAGGTTTGAACTTTTCGTACATGGCATTGGCCACGGCCGTGGCCTGGACCCCGGAGGTGTATCCCATGGGCAGATCAATGGCCTCTGCCACAGGAAACCGGCCCCGGGAGTATCCCAATGCGGTCATACCGATATCAGCAATACCCTGGACTACCCCGTCGTAGGTCTGGGGGGCTTTGGTCAGTGTGGAGGCCGGGAAATACTGAATAACCACTTCTCCGTTGGTTCTTTTTTCAACTTCCTTGCACCAGCTTTCAGCAAGCTGGCTCTGGATGTGTGTGGGCGGAAAAAAATTGGCGTATCTAAGGGTGGTTTTGGCTGAAGCATGGGCTGCCCAGGACAGGCACAGTAAAAGAACTATTAACACAGACCATTTTTTCATGATACCTCACAATTTAAAAGTAATTATAATATAACTATAAAAACAACAAGCTTAAGGATATCGGCCTATACTATCCGAGCAACCCAGGAGTCAAGTAAAAAACCGCCCAAACGGCGGGCGTATCGCGCAAATTTAGTTGCACTGTCAACCACGCGCCTTCCAAAAAAGAACAACACCATGGGGGCTTTTGT
This genomic window contains:
- a CDS encoding TRAP transporter large permease, coding for MSPVLAGIVGIAVMIIMFMTQMPVAFVMALVGFLGFSIMTSPDAGLVLLSRNIYETFASYDLTTIPLFILMGQLGFNSGISKRLYSAGYKFLGSVRGGLAMATVTACTAFGAVCGSSPATAATMATVGLPEMKRFNYDDALATGSVASGGGIGMIMPPSVVLIIYGILTEQSIGQLFVAGIFPALLVTMLFICSVFITCLMDKNAGPAGEKFSWAERLKALFGLGETLIIFALVVGGIFYGLFTPTEAASVGAFGVLVIAVVKRQLTWKGFVKSLMETLTTSCMVLMLITGAVIFGKFLAVTRIPFEIASWVSGLNMAPALVIAVIIFIYFLGGCFMDALAFVTLTVPIFFPVVMELGYDPIWFGIIIVMVTEMGVITPPVGINVYVVYGVAKNVLSHNVALEKIFKGITPFLIALIIGVIILIAFPCIILFLPHLMYS
- a CDS encoding TRAP transporter small permease — encoded protein: MKLLDRFLNLVSDLLKSAGALALTLMMLITVVDVAGRFFKHPIFGSVEIVGFLAVAVTAAALPHTYKVGGHVGVEIITRFLPRRARLLLDLFTRTLTLILFSVVAWQMFVYAKDMRQAGEVSMNLEFPLHYIVLVLAVSLAFFSGTIFQQIVSTVNQLRKGTTR
- a CDS encoding TRAP transporter substrate-binding protein, yielding MKKWSVLIVLLLCLSWAAHASAKTTLRYANFFPPTHIQSQLAESWCKEVEKRTNGEVVIQYFPASTLTKAPQTYDGVVQGIADIGMTALGYSRGRFPVAEAIDLPMGYTSGVQATAVANAMYEKFKPEEFKDTHILFFHAHGPGLIHTRDKAVNTLEDLEGLKIRSTGTSGLVMDALGASPVGKSMRECYQMLQKGVVDGSCHPIESNKGWKLGEVVHYMIQNFSTAYTTTFGVFMNKNKWNKLTPEQQNAITEISLEWAVKHGEAWDESDKDGMAFFKEKGGVVIPQSEEESEKWRGAARPVLDNYIKKVSQKGVDGKAVVDFIKANM